In Pseudomonas rhizosphaerae, one DNA window encodes the following:
- the folP gene encoding dihydropteroate synthase, which translates to MTPSQYPTRLPCGNRVLDLTQTHVMGILNITPDSFSDGGRFNQRDLALRHAQAMVEAGATLIDIGGESTRPGARAVSAVEELERVAPLVESINRELDVIISVDTSTPAVMRESARLGAGLINDVRSLRRDGALDAAAATGLPVCLMHMLGEPGTMQDHPHYDDLLGEVSSFLSGRMHACASVGIPAERILLDPGFGFAKSHAHNLSLFKHMQALHALGRPLLVGVSRKSMVGLTLNKPVAERLNGSLALAALAMTKGAKILRVHDVAETIDVVRMIAAVEAAE; encoded by the coding sequence ATGACCCCTTCGCAATACCCCACCCGGTTGCCTTGCGGCAACCGGGTTCTCGATCTGACCCAGACGCACGTCATGGGTATTCTCAATATCACTCCCGACTCCTTTTCCGACGGTGGCCGCTTCAACCAGCGCGATCTTGCCTTGCGCCATGCGCAAGCCATGGTCGAGGCGGGTGCGACCCTGATCGACATTGGCGGCGAATCGACGCGGCCAGGTGCTCGCGCGGTGTCTGCCGTCGAGGAGCTGGAGCGAGTCGCGCCACTGGTCGAGTCGATCAATCGCGAACTCGATGTGATCATTTCGGTGGACACGTCCACGCCGGCCGTCATGCGCGAGAGTGCACGGCTGGGCGCTGGTCTGATCAACGACGTGCGCTCGCTGCGCCGTGACGGCGCGCTGGATGCGGCGGCGGCCACGGGCCTGCCAGTCTGTCTGATGCACATGCTGGGCGAGCCTGGCACCATGCAGGATCATCCTCACTATGACGACTTGCTGGGCGAGGTCTCGAGCTTTCTATCCGGGCGCATGCACGCCTGTGCTTCGGTAGGCATCCCGGCAGAGCGTATACTGCTCGACCCTGGCTTCGGCTTCGCCAAGTCGCATGCGCACAACCTCAGCCTGTTCAAACACATGCAGGCGCTGCATGCGCTAGGCCGGCCTTTGCTGGTAGGTGTTTCGCGCAAAAGCATGGTGGGGCTGACCCTGAACAAGCCAGTGGCCGAGCGCCTCAATGGCAGCCTGGCGCTGGCGGCCTTGGCAATGACCAAGGGTGCGAAGATCTTGCGTGTCCACGATGTGGCCGAAACGATCGATGTCGTTCGGATGATCGCCGCCGTCGAAGCGGCCGAATAA
- the ftsH gene encoding ATP-dependent zinc metalloprotease FtsH: protein MAKNLILWLIIAAVLVTVMNNFSSPNEPQTLNYSDFIQQVKDGKVERVAVDGYVITGKRTDGDAFKTIRPAIQDNGLIGDLVDNKVVVEGKQPEQQSIWTQLLVASFPILVIIAVFMFFMRQMQGGAGGKGGPMSFGKSKARLLSEDQVKTTLADVAGCDEAKEEVGELVEFLRDPGKFQRLGGRIPRGVLMVGPPGTGKTLLAKAIAGEAKVPFFTISGSDFVEMFVGVGASRVRDMFEQAKKHAPCIIFIDEIDAVGRHRGGGMGGGHDEREQTLNQLLVEMDGFEMNDGIIVIAATNRPDVLDAALLRPGRFDRQVVVGLPDIRGREQILKVHMKKAPLGDDVNPAVIARGTPGFSGADLANLVNEASLFAARNGKRLVEMKEFELAKDKIMMGAERKNMVMSEKEKQNTAYHEAGHAIVGRVVPEHDPVYKVSIIPRGRALGVTMFLPEEDRYSLSKRALISQICSLYGGRIAEEMTLGFDGVTTGASNDIMRASQIARNMVTKWGLSEKLGPLLYAEDEDQGYLGRGGGGGAAAVSGETAKVIDSEVRSIIDQCYGTARQILTDNRDKLDAMADALMKYETIDADQIDDIMAGRTPREPRDWPGGGSGPSGTTIAPDPRPETPIGGPAAEV from the coding sequence ATGGCAAAGAATCTGATCCTGTGGTTGATCATCGCCGCCGTCCTGGTGACGGTCATGAACAACTTCTCCAGCCCCAACGAGCCGCAGACCCTCAATTATTCCGACTTCATTCAACAGGTGAAGGACGGCAAGGTCGAGCGCGTTGCGGTCGATGGCTATGTCATCACCGGCAAGCGCACTGACGGCGACGCCTTCAAAACCATCCGTCCCGCCATCCAAGACAACGGCCTGATCGGCGACCTGGTGGACAACAAGGTCGTGGTCGAAGGCAAGCAGCCTGAACAGCAAAGCATCTGGACCCAGCTCCTGGTGGCCAGCTTCCCGATCCTGGTGATCATCGCGGTGTTCATGTTCTTCATGCGCCAGATGCAGGGCGGGGCGGGCGGCAAGGGCGGTCCGATGAGCTTCGGCAAGAGCAAGGCGCGCCTGCTCTCTGAAGATCAGGTCAAGACCACCCTGGCCGACGTAGCCGGTTGCGACGAAGCCAAGGAAGAAGTCGGCGAGTTGGTCGAATTCCTGCGCGATCCGGGCAAGTTCCAGCGCCTGGGGGGTCGTATTCCTCGCGGCGTGCTGATGGTCGGCCCACCCGGTACCGGTAAGACCTTGCTGGCCAAGGCGATTGCCGGTGAAGCCAAGGTGCCGTTCTTCACCATTTCCGGTTCGGACTTCGTCGAGATGTTCGTCGGCGTCGGCGCCAGCCGTGTCCGCGACATGTTCGAACAAGCCAAGAAGCACGCGCCTTGCATCATCTTCATCGATGAAATCGACGCTGTCGGTCGTCATCGTGGCGGCGGCATGGGCGGCGGTCACGACGAGCGCGAGCAGACACTCAACCAGTTGCTGGTCGAGATGGACGGCTTCGAAATGAACGACGGCATCATCGTCATCGCCGCGACCAACCGTCCGGACGTGCTCGACGCTGCGCTGCTGCGTCCGGGCCGTTTCGACCGTCAGGTCGTGGTGGGTCTGCCGGACATCCGCGGTCGTGAGCAGATCCTCAAGGTTCACATGAAGAAGGCGCCCTTGGGCGACGACGTCAACCCTGCGGTCATCGCCCGCGGTACACCTGGCTTCTCCGGTGCCGACCTGGCCAACCTGGTCAACGAGGCGTCGCTGTTCGCTGCCCGTAACGGCAAGCGCCTCGTCGAGATGAAGGAGTTCGAGCTCGCCAAGGACAAGATCATGATGGGCGCCGAGCGCAAAAACATGGTCATGTCCGAGAAAGAGAAGCAGAACACTGCCTACCATGAAGCGGGCCATGCCATCGTGGGCCGCGTCGTGCCCGAGCACGACCCGGTCTACAAGGTCTCGATCATCCCGCGCGGTCGTGCCTTGGGTGTGACCATGTTCCTGCCCGAAGAAGACCGCTACAGCCTCTCCAAGCGTGCACTGATCAGCCAGATCTGTTCGCTGTACGGTGGTCGTATCGCCGAAGAAATGACACTGGGCTTCGATGGCGTCACCACAGGTGCTTCCAACGACATCATGCGTGCCAGCCAGATCGCTCGAAACATGGTCACCAAGTGGGGCCTGTCCGAGAAACTCGGGCCGCTGCTCTACGCCGAAGACGAAGACCAGGGTTACCTGGGTCGTGGTGGCGGTGGTGGCGCGGCAGCTGTGTCGGGCGAGACCGCCAAGGTGATCGACTCCGAAGTGCGCAGCATCATTGACCAGTGCTACGGCACGGCGAGGCAGATCCTGACCGACAACCGTGACAAGCTGGACGCGATGGCGGATGCTTTGATGAAATACGAAACGATCGACGCCGATCAGATCGACGACATCATGGCCGGCCGTACGCCGCGTGAGCCACGCGACTGGCCCGGCGGTGGTTCGGGTCCTTCGGGCACGACCATCGCACCGGATCCACGTCCTGAAACACCCATCGGTGGGCCAGCGGCTGAAGTCTGA
- the rlmE gene encoding 23S rRNA (uridine(2552)-2'-O)-methyltransferase RlmE, whose amino-acid sequence MARSKTSLNWLKEHFNDPYVKMAQKDGYRSRASYKLLEIQERDRLIRPGMSVIDLGAAPGGWSQVTSRLIGGQGRLIASDILEMDSIPDVTFIQGDFTEDAVLAQILEAVGNSQVDLVISDMAPNMSGLAAVDMPRAMFLCELALDLASRVLRPGGDFLIKVFQGEGFDVYHKTVRQMFEKVQMRKPSSSRDRSREQYLLARGFKGVEMPDHEG is encoded by the coding sequence GTGGCCCGTTCCAAGACAAGCCTCAATTGGCTGAAAGAACACTTCAACGATCCCTACGTCAAGATGGCGCAGAAAGACGGGTATCGTTCGCGTGCAAGCTACAAACTGCTGGAAATACAGGAACGCGACCGCCTGATTCGTCCCGGCATGAGCGTCATCGACCTGGGTGCTGCGCCTGGTGGCTGGTCCCAGGTGACCAGTCGTCTGATTGGTGGCCAGGGTCGTCTCATAGCGTCCGATATCCTGGAAATGGACAGCATCCCCGACGTCACCTTCATTCAGGGCGATTTCACCGAAGATGCGGTATTGGCGCAAATCCTCGAGGCCGTCGGTAATTCGCAGGTCGACCTTGTGATTTCCGATATGGCCCCCAATATGAGTGGACTGGCCGCGGTCGACATGCCTCGGGCAATGTTCCTCTGCGAGCTGGCGCTCGACCTGGCCAGCCGGGTTCTGCGCCCGGGCGGTGATTTCCTGATCAAGGTCTTCCAGGGTGAAGGCTTCGACGTGTATCACAAGACCGTTCGGCAGATGTTCGAGAAGGTACAGATGCGCAAGCCTTCCTCGTCCCGCGACCGTTCGCGCGAGCAGTACCTGCTGGCCCGCGGCTTCAAGGGTGTGGAAATGCCGGACCATGAAGGCTGA
- a CDS encoding YhbY family RNA-binding protein — translation MPLTQEQKKQYKSIGHHLKPVLMVADNGLTEGVLAEFERALSDHELIKIKLNILDREQRLQAVAELCKVGRADLVQVIGKMALVYRKNPQVNKQLSNVHRFH, via the coding sequence ATGCCGCTCACTCAGGAGCAGAAGAAACAGTACAAATCGATTGGTCACCATCTCAAGCCGGTTTTGATGGTTGCTGACAACGGTTTAACTGAAGGTGTTTTAGCAGAATTCGAACGCGCCTTGAGCGATCACGAGCTGATCAAGATCAAACTCAACATCCTCGACCGCGAACAACGCCTGCAGGCCGTTGCCGAACTGTGCAAGGTCGGCCGCGCCGATCTGGTTCAGGTCATCGGCAAGATGGCTCTGGTTTACCGCAAGAACCCGCAAGTGAACAAGCAACTGTCGAACGTGCATCGGTTCCACTGA
- the greA gene encoding transcription elongation factor GreA: MIKYPMTVQGHRALEQEHEFLSKTERPRLSQAIGEARELGDLKENAEYHAAREEQGMVEARIRDIEGRLQNAVVIDVTTIPKTGKVIFGTTVEIANVETDERVKYKIVGEDEADIKGGKLSHGSPIARALIAKEEGDVVTVKTPGGVIEYEIVEVAHI; the protein is encoded by the coding sequence ATGATCAAGTACCCCATGACCGTCCAGGGCCATCGCGCCCTGGAGCAAGAACATGAGTTTCTCAGCAAGACCGAGCGTCCGCGCCTGAGTCAGGCCATCGGTGAGGCCCGCGAGTTGGGCGACCTCAAGGAAAACGCCGAGTACCATGCCGCCCGCGAGGAGCAGGGCATGGTCGAAGCGCGTATCCGTGACATCGAAGGCCGGTTGCAGAACGCCGTGGTGATCGACGTCACCACGATTCCGAAAACCGGCAAGGTGATCTTCGGCACGACCGTTGAGATCGCCAACGTCGAAACCGACGAGCGTGTGAAGTACAAGATCGTCGGCGAGGACGAAGCCGACATCAAGGGCGGCAAGCTGTCCCACGGCTCGCCCATCGCCCGCGCGCTGATCGCCAAGGAAGAAGGCGATGTGGTCACCGTGAAGACGCCGGGTGGCGTGATCGAGTACGAGATTGTCGAAGTCGCCCACATTTGA
- the carB gene encoding carbamoyl-phosphate synthase large subunit, whose protein sequence is MPKRTDLKSILILGAGPIVIGQACEFDYSGAQACKALREEGYRVILVNSNPATIMTDPDMADATYIEPIKWQTVAKIIEKERPDAVLPTMGGQTALNCALDLEREGVLAKFGVEMIGANADTIDKAEDRSRFDKAMKSIGLACPRSGIAHSMEEANAVLEKLGFPCIIRPSFTMGGTGGGIAYNREEFEEICARGLDLSPTKELLIDESLIGWKEYEMEVVRDKKDNCIIVCSIENFDPMGVHTGDSITVAPAQTLTDKEYQILRNASLAVLREIGVETGGSNVQFGICPNTGRMVVIEMNPRVSRSSALASKATGFPIAKVAAKLAVGYTLDELQNDITGGKTPASFEPSIDYVVTKLPRFAFEKFPKADARLTTQMKSVGEVMAIGRTFQESLQKALRGLEVGVSGLDPKVDLSSPEASGILKRELTVPGAERIWYVADAMRAGMSVDAIFDLTMIDRWFLVQMEDLIKEEEKVKTLGLADIDKALMFRLKRKGFSDQRLAKLLGITDKNLRRHRHKLDVFPVYKRVDTCAAEFATDTAYLYSTYEEECEANPSNRDKIMILGGGPNRIGQGIEFDYCCVHAALALRADGYETIMVNCNPETVSTDYDTSDRLYFEPLTLEDVLEVVRVEKPKGVIVQYGGQTPLKLARALEEAGVPIIGTSPDSIDRAEDRERFQQMVQRLNLLQPPNATVRSEEEAIRAAGTIGYPLVVRPSYVLGGRAMEIVYELDELKRYLREAVQVSNDSPVLLDHFLNCAIEMDVDAVCDGTDVVIGAIMQHIEQAGVHSGDSACSLPPYSLPAHVQDEVREQVKKMALELGVIGLMNVQLALQGDKIYVIEVNPRASRTVPFVSKCIGTSLAMIAARVMAGKTLKEIGFTKEIIPNFYSVKEAVFPFAKFPGVDPILGPEMKSTGEVMGVGDTFGEAFAKAQMGASEVLPTGGTAFISVRDDDKPLVAGVARDLIALGFEVVATAGTARVIEEAGLKVRRVNKVTEGRPHVVDMIKNDEVTLIINTTEGRQSIADSYSIRRNALQHKIYCTTTIAAGEAICEALKFGPEKTVRRLQDLHAGLNA, encoded by the coding sequence ATGCCAAAACGTACAGACTTGAAAAGCATCCTGATTCTTGGTGCCGGCCCGATCGTCATCGGCCAGGCCTGCGAATTCGACTACTCCGGCGCCCAGGCCTGCAAGGCCCTGCGCGAAGAGGGCTACCGCGTCATCCTGGTCAACTCCAACCCGGCCACCATCATGACCGACCCGGACATGGCCGACGCCACCTACATCGAACCGATCAAATGGCAGACCGTGGCCAAGATCATCGAGAAGGAACGTCCGGACGCCGTGCTGCCGACCATGGGTGGCCAGACTGCCCTGAACTGCGCCCTGGACCTGGAGCGCGAAGGCGTGCTGGCCAAGTTCGGCGTGGAAATGATCGGTGCCAACGCCGACACCATCGACAAGGCCGAAGACCGCTCGCGCTTCGACAAGGCAATGAAATCCATCGGCCTGGCCTGCCCGCGCTCGGGCATCGCCCACAGCATGGAAGAGGCCAACGCGGTACTCGAGAAGCTCGGCTTCCCGTGCATCATCCGTCCTTCGTTCACCATGGGCGGCACTGGCGGCGGCATCGCCTACAACCGTGAAGAATTCGAAGAAATCTGCGCTCGCGGTCTGGACCTGTCGCCGACCAAGGAACTGCTGATCGACGAATCGCTGATCGGCTGGAAAGAGTACGAGATGGAAGTGGTCCGCGACAAAAAGGACAACTGCATCATCGTCTGCTCGATCGAGAACTTCGACCCGATGGGCGTGCACACCGGCGACTCGATCACCGTTGCACCGGCGCAGACGCTCACCGACAAGGAATACCAGATCCTGCGCAACGCCTCGCTGGCAGTCCTGCGCGAAATCGGCGTGGAAACCGGCGGTTCCAACGTGCAGTTCGGTATCTGCCCGAACACCGGCCGCATGGTCGTGATCGAGATGAACCCGCGCGTGTCGCGTTCCTCCGCGCTGGCCTCCAAGGCCACCGGTTTCCCGATCGCCAAGGTCGCGGCCAAGCTGGCCGTCGGCTACACCCTCGACGAACTGCAGAACGACATCACCGGCGGCAAGACTCCGGCGTCCTTCGAGCCGTCGATCGACTACGTCGTCACCAAGTTGCCACGCTTCGCCTTCGAGAAATTCCCCAAGGCCGACGCACGCCTGACCACCCAGATGAAATCCGTGGGTGAAGTCATGGCCATCGGCCGGACCTTCCAGGAATCCCTGCAGAAAGCCCTGCGCGGCCTGGAAGTGGGCGTCAGCGGCCTGGACCCGAAAGTCGACCTGAGCAGCCCTGAAGCCAGCGGCATTCTCAAGCGTGAACTGACCGTGCCGGGCGCCGAGCGCATCTGGTACGTCGCCGACGCCATGCGCGCTGGCATGAGCGTGGACGCCATCTTCGACCTGACCATGATCGATCGCTGGTTCCTGGTGCAGATGGAAGACCTGATCAAGGAAGAAGAGAAGGTCAAGACCCTGGGTCTGGCCGATATCGACAAAGCCTTGATGTTCCGCCTCAAGCGCAAGGGTTTCTCCGATCAGCGCCTGGCCAAGCTGCTGGGCATCACCGACAAGAACCTGCGTCGTCATCGCCACAAGCTGGACGTGTTCCCGGTCTACAAGCGCGTCGACACCTGCGCCGCCGAGTTCGCCACCGACACCGCCTACCTGTACTCCACGTACGAGGAAGAGTGCGAGGCCAACCCGTCGAACCGTGACAAGATCATGATCCTGGGCGGTGGCCCGAACCGCATCGGCCAAGGCATCGAGTTCGACTACTGCTGCGTTCACGCGGCCCTGGCCCTGCGCGCCGACGGCTACGAGACCATCATGGTCAACTGCAACCCGGAAACCGTCTCCACCGACTACGACACCTCCGACCGCCTGTACTTCGAGCCGTTGACGCTCGAAGACGTGCTGGAAGTGGTGCGCGTCGAGAAGCCCAAGGGCGTCATCGTCCAGTACGGCGGCCAGACCCCGCTGAAACTGGCCCGCGCCCTGGAAGAAGCCGGCGTGCCGATCATCGGCACCAGCCCCGATTCCATCGACCGCGCCGAAGACCGTGAGCGCTTCCAGCAGATGGTCCAGCGCCTGAACCTGCTGCAGCCGCCGAACGCCACCGTGCGCAGCGAAGAAGAAGCGATTCGCGCGGCGGGTACCATCGGCTACCCACTGGTCGTGCGTCCTTCCTACGTGCTGGGCGGCCGTGCCATGGAAATCGTCTACGAACTGGACGAGCTCAAGCGCTACCTGCGTGAAGCCGTACAGGTCTCCAACGACAGCCCGGTGCTGCTCGACCACTTCCTCAACTGCGCCATCGAGATGGACGTGGACGCGGTGTGCGACGGGACCGACGTGGTCATCGGCGCGATCATGCAGCACATCGAGCAGGCCGGCGTTCACTCCGGTGACTCGGCGTGCTCGTTGCCACCGTACTCGCTGCCGGCCCACGTGCAGGACGAAGTGCGCGAACAGGTCAAGAAGATGGCCCTGGAACTGGGCGTGATCGGCTTGATGAACGTGCAGTTGGCCCTGCAGGGCGACAAGATCTACGTGATCGAAGTCAACCCGCGCGCCTCGCGTACCGTGCCGTTCGTGTCCAAGTGCATCGGCACCTCGCTGGCGATGATCGCGGCGCGTGTGATGGCGGGTAAGACCTTGAAGGAAATCGGCTTCACCAAGGAAATCATTCCCAACTTCTACAGCGTCAAGGAAGCCGTGTTCCCGTTCGCCAAGTTCCCTGGCGTCGACCCGATCCTGGGTCCGGAAATGAAATCCACCGGCGAAGTGATGGGCGTCGGCGACACCTTCGGTGAAGCCTTCGCCAAGGCTCAGATGGGCGCCAGCGAAGTGCTGCCGACCGGTGGTACCGCCTTCATCAGCGTACGCGACGACGACAAGCCACTGGTCGCAGGTGTGGCCCGCGACCTGATCGCCCTGGGCTTCGAAGTCGTTGCCACCGCCGGCACCGCGCGCGTCATCGAAGAAGCTGGTTTGAAAGTACGTCGCGTGAACAAGGTGACCGAGGGTCGTCCGCACGTGGTCGACATGATCAAGAACGACGAAGTCACTTTGATCATCAACACCACCGAAGGCCGTCAGTCGATCGCCGATTCTTACTCGATCCGTCGCAACGCTTTGCAGCACAAGATCTACTGCACCACGACCATTGCCGCTGGCGAAGCGATCTGTGAAGCGCTGAAGTTCGGTCCTGAAAAGACCGTGCGCCGTTTGCAGGATCTCCATGCAGGACTTAACGCATGA
- the carA gene encoding glutamine-hydrolyzing carbamoyl-phosphate synthase small subunit, giving the protein MTKPAILALADGSIFRGEAIGADGQTVGEVVFNTAMTGYQEILTDPSYAQQIVTLTYPHIGNTGTTPEDAESDRVWSAGLVIRDLPLVASNWRNTLSLDEYLKANNVVAIAGIDTRRLTRILREKGAQNGCIMAGDDISEEAAIAAARAFPGLKGMDLAKEVSTKDTYQWRSSVWNLASDSHPDVPNSELPYHVVAYDYGVKVNILRMLVERGCHLTVVPAQTPAADVLALNPDGVFLSNGPGDPEPCDYAIQAIKEVLQTEIPVFGICLGHQLLALAAGAKTVKMGHGHHGANHPVQDVDSGVVMITSQNHGFAVDEATLPSNVRAIHKSLFDGTLQGIELTDKAAFSFQGHPEASPGPNDVSPLFDRFIESMAKRR; this is encoded by the coding sequence TTGACTAAGCCAGCCATACTCGCCCTTGCCGATGGCAGCATCTTTCGCGGCGAAGCCATTGGAGCCGACGGGCAAACCGTTGGTGAGGTGGTGTTCAACACCGCCATGACCGGCTATCAGGAAATCCTTACCGATCCTTCCTATGCCCAGCAAATCGTTACCCTGACCTACCCCCACATCGGCAACACCGGCACCACGCCTGAGGACGCCGAGTCCGATCGCGTCTGGTCCGCAGGCCTGGTGATCCGCGATCTGCCCCTGGTGGCCAGCAACTGGCGCAACACGCTGTCGCTGGACGAGTACCTGAAAGCCAACAACGTCGTCGCCATTGCCGGCATCGATACCCGCCGCCTGACCCGCATCCTGCGTGAGAAAGGCGCGCAGAACGGCTGCATCATGGCCGGTGACGACATCAGCGAAGAAGCCGCCATCGCCGCCGCCCGCGCTTTCCCAGGCCTGAAGGGCATGGACCTGGCCAAGGAGGTCAGCACCAAGGACACCTACCAGTGGCGCTCCAGCGTCTGGAACCTTGCATCCGACAGCCACCCCGACGTGCCCAACAGCGAGTTGCCGTACCACGTGGTCGCCTACGACTACGGCGTCAAGGTCAACATCCTGCGCATGCTCGTCGAGCGCGGCTGCCACCTGACCGTGGTGCCGGCGCAAACCCCGGCCGCCGACGTGCTCGCACTCAATCCCGATGGCGTGTTCCTGTCCAACGGCCCTGGCGATCCAGAGCCCTGCGACTACGCTATCCAGGCGATCAAGGAAGTGCTGCAGACCGAGATTCCGGTGTTCGGCATCTGCCTGGGTCACCAGCTGCTGGCCCTGGCCGCCGGTGCCAAGACCGTCAAGATGGGTCACGGCCACCACGGTGCCAACCACCCGGTGCAGGACGTTGACAGCGGTGTGGTGATGATCACCAGCCAGAACCACGGTTTTGCGGTCGACGAAGCCACCTTGCCGAGCAATGTGCGCGCGATCCACAAATCGCTGTTCGATGGCACCCTGCAGGGCATCGAGTTGACCGACAAGGCCGCGTTCAGCTTCCAGGGTCACCCTGAAGCCAGCCCTGGCCCCAACGACGTCTCGCCGCTGTTCGACCGCTTCATCGAATCGATGGCCAAGCGCCGCTGA
- the dapB gene encoding 4-hydroxy-tetrahydrodipicolinate reductase has product MRRIAVMGAAGRMGKTLIEAVQLAPGAGLTAAVDRPDSTLVGADAGELAALGRIGVPLSGDVAKVAEEFDVLIDFTHPTVTLKNLAFCRKAGKAMVIGTTGFSPEEKALLAEAGKDIPIVFAANFSVGVNLCLKLLDTAARVLGDDVDIEIMEAHHRHKVDAPSGTAVRMGEVVANALGRDLKKVAVYGREGQTGARERQTIGFATVRAGDVVGDHTVLFAADGERVEITHKASSRMTFAKGAVRAALWLDGRAPGFYDMQDVLDLH; this is encoded by the coding sequence ATGCGACGTATAGCTGTGATGGGCGCCGCCGGGCGCATGGGCAAGACCTTGATCGAAGCGGTCCAGCTGGCGCCCGGCGCCGGCTTGACCGCAGCGGTCGACCGGCCGGACAGCACTTTGGTGGGCGCCGACGCGGGCGAGCTAGCGGCGCTGGGCCGTATTGGTGTGCCGTTGTCGGGTGATGTGGCGAAGGTGGCGGAAGAATTCGATGTATTGATCGACTTCACTCACCCGACCGTGACGCTGAAGAACCTGGCGTTCTGCCGCAAGGCAGGCAAGGCCATGGTCATCGGCACGACCGGTTTCAGTCCCGAGGAAAAAGCCTTGCTGGCCGAGGCGGGTAAGGACATTCCGATCGTCTTCGCGGCCAACTTCAGCGTCGGCGTCAACCTGTGCTTGAAGCTGCTCGACACCGCTGCGCGGGTGCTGGGCGACGATGTCGATATCGAGATCATGGAAGCCCATCACCGGCACAAGGTCGATGCCCCGTCGGGCACGGCCGTGCGCATGGGTGAGGTGGTCGCCAATGCCTTGGGTCGCGACCTGAAGAAAGTGGCGGTCTATGGCCGTGAAGGCCAGACCGGCGCCCGGGAGCGTCAGACCATCGGTTTCGCCACCGTGCGTGCCGGTGACGTTGTGGGTGACCACACCGTGCTGTTCGCCGCCGATGGCGAGCGCGTCGAGATCACCCACAAGGCCTCCAGCCGCATGACCTTCGCCAAGGGAGCGGTACGCGCCGCCCTCTGGCTCGACGGCCGCGCCCCAGGCTTCTACGACATGCAGGATGTGCTCGACCTGCATTGA
- the dnaJ gene encoding molecular chaperone DnaJ — MAKRDYYEVLGVERGSSEADLKKAYRRLAMKHHPDRNPDNKESEEAFKEANEAYEVLSDASKRAAYDQYGHAGVDPSMGGGGQGFGGQNFSDIFGDVFSDFFGGGRGGNGRGGAQRGSDLRYTLELNLEEAVRGTTVSIRVPTLVNCKPCDGSGAKKGSAPITCPTCGGIGQVRMQQGFFSVQQTCPRCHGQGKIISDPCDSCHGEGRVEEYKTLSVKVPSGVDTGDRIRLSGEGEAGMQGGPTGDLYVVINVREHAIFQRDGKHLYCEVPISYTDAALGGELEVPTLDGRVKLKIPEGTQTGKQFRLRGKGVAPVRGGGAGDLMCRVAVETPVNLNRRQRELLEEFRTSLEGDESHSPKANGWFEGVKRFFGDL; from the coding sequence ATGGCAAAGCGTGATTATTACGAGGTTCTGGGGGTGGAGCGTGGCTCCAGCGAAGCAGATCTGAAGAAGGCCTATCGCCGCCTCGCGATGAAGCATCACCCGGATCGCAACCCCGACAACAAGGAATCGGAAGAAGCCTTCAAAGAGGCCAACGAAGCCTATGAAGTGCTCTCCGATGCGAGCAAGCGCGCCGCGTACGACCAGTACGGTCATGCCGGTGTCGACCCGAGCATGGGTGGCGGTGGCCAAGGTTTCGGCGGCCAGAACTTCTCCGATATCTTCGGCGATGTGTTCAGCGATTTCTTCGGCGGTGGTCGTGGCGGCAATGGCCGCGGCGGCGCCCAGCGTGGCAGCGACCTGCGCTACACCCTCGAGCTGAACCTGGAAGAAGCCGTGCGCGGCACCACGGTCAGCATCCGTGTGCCGACGCTGGTCAACTGCAAGCCCTGCGACGGCAGTGGCGCGAAGAAAGGCTCGGCGCCGATCACCTGCCCAACCTGCGGCGGTATCGGCCAGGTGCGCATGCAGCAGGGCTTCTTCTCGGTGCAGCAAACCTGCCCGCGCTGCCATGGCCAGGGCAAGATCATCTCCGACCCGTGCGACTCGTGCCACGGCGAAGGCCGTGTCGAAGAGTACAAGACCCTCTCGGTCAAGGTGCCTTCGGGTGTCGACACCGGCGATCGCATTCGTCTCTCCGGCGAAGGCGAGGCGGGCATGCAGGGCGGCCCGACCGGCGACCTGTATGTAGTCATCAACGTGCGCGAGCACGCGATCTTCCAACGTGACGGCAAGCACCTGTACTGCGAAGTACCGATCAGCTACACCGATGCGGCATTGGGTGGCGAGCTTGAAGTGCCGACCCTGGATGGTCGGGTCAAGCTGAAGATTCCGGAAGGTACCCAGACCGGCAAGCAGTTCCGCCTGCGCGGCAAGGGCGTTGCGCCCGTGCGCGGCGGTGGTGCCGGCGACCTGATGTGCCGGGTGGCGGTGGAAACGCCGGTCAACCTCAACCGCCGTCAGCGTGAGTTGCTGGAAGAATTCCGCACTTCGCTGGAAGGCGACGAATCCCATTCGCCGAAGGCCAATGGTTGGTTCGAAGGTGTGAAGCGTTTCTTCGGCGACCTGTAA